The Ranitomeya imitator isolate aRanImi1 chromosome 8, aRanImi1.pri, whole genome shotgun sequence genome window below encodes:
- the LOC138647505 gene encoding olfactory receptor 5V1-like, with product MKNQTSITSVLLLSLSDNQSTIHVLFTVFLLVYLMTVFTNVLIILLVVTCPNLHTPMYFFLGNLAFLDMSYSSVTAPRMLFGLTTQHWSISLTNCIAQVFFVIYFGTSEVFLLSSMSYDRYVAICHPLHYFQVMSWSKCTQIVSLVWSSSLLAPIICTLCLIRLTFCGPNFIQNFFCDLPHLFQISCTDISINVLVLIVVGCFLGAIAFMTTFYPYVRIFRTVLMIRTSDGKRKAFSTCTSHLTVVFIFYASVTFIYFVPNASNLLTLNRVITVIYTLITPLLNPLIYGLRSRDLKAALRRAVHVH from the coding sequence ATGAAGAACCAAACATCGATCACCAGCGTTCTTCTCCTGAGTCTGTCCGATAATCAGAGCACCATCCATGTCCTCTTCACCGTCTTTCTCCTCGTCTACCTGATGACCGTCTTCACCAATGTTCTCATCATCCTCCTAGTAGTTACTTGCCCTAATCTTCACACCCCCATGTATTTCTTTCTTGGAAACTTGGCATTCTTGGACATGTCCTACTCATCGGTGACTGCTCCGAGGATGCTCTTTGGCCTCACCACCCAACATTGGTccatctccctcacaaactgtATAGCACAAGTGTTCTTTGTCATCTATTTTGGGACCTCTGAGGTTTTCTTGTTGTCCTCCATGTCTTACGACCGTTATGTAGCCATCTGTCATCCCCTCCATTACTTCCAGGTCATGTCCTGGAGTAAGTGCACTCAGATAGTATCTTTGGTTTGGTCTTCATCTCTCCTAGCCCCCATTATTTGTACCTTATGTTTAATAAGATTAACGTTCTGTGGTCCCAACTTCATCCAGAATTTCTTTTGTGATCTGCCCCATTTGTTCCAGATCTCTTGTACTGATATTTCCATCAATGTCCTAGTCCTGATAGTTGTAGGCTGTTTTCTTGGCGCCATAGCTTTTATGACCACATTTTACCCTTACGTCAGAATTTTTAGGACAGTGCTAATGATCCGCACCAGTGATGGAAAACGTAAAGCTTTCTCCACCTGTACGTCTCATCTGACtgtggtttttattttttatgcatcGGTAACTTTCATCTACTTTGTCCCTAACGCGAGTAATCTTCTTACATTGAACCGAGTGATCACTGTGATATATACACTAATCACACCCTTACTGAATCCCCTAATCTACGGCCTACGGAGCAGAGACCTGAAGGCGGCGCTGCGGAGAGCTGTACATGTGCACTGA